The segment ATCCGCCGGCAGACGGTCTCGCCTGGGTGCTCGTCATCGTTGGTATCGCGATCGGCGGCAGCATCGGCGCGGTGATCGCCCGCCGCGTGCCGATGACGTCGATGCCGGAACTGGTCGCCGCCTTCCACTCGCTGGTCGGCATGGCCGCGGTGCTGGTCGCCGCCGGTGCGTTCTACGCGCCCGAGGCTTTCGACATCGGCACGCCCGGCAACATCCATTCGCAGAGCCTGGTCGAAATGTCGCTCGGCGTCGCCATCGGCGCGCTGACCTTCACCGGCTCGGTGATCGCGTTCCTGAAGCTGTCCGCACGCATGAGCGGCGCGCCGATCATCCTGCCGTTCCGCCACATCATCAATATCGCGCTCGCTGTGGCGCTGGTGTTCTTCATCGTCGGCCTCGTGCTGACTGGCAGCGCGGTCGACTTCTGGCTGATCGTCATCCTGGCGCTGGCGCTCGGCGTGCTCATGATCATCCCGATCGGCGGCGCCGACATGCCGGTCGTGATCTCGATGCTGAACTCCTATTCCGGCTGGGCCGCGGCCGGCATCGGTTTCACGCTCGGCAATTCGGCGTTGATCATCACGGGCGCGCTGGTCGGCTCGTCGGGCGCGATCCTGTCCTACATCATGTGCCACGCGATGAACCGGTCCTTCATCTCGGTCATCCTCGGCGGCTTCGGCGGCGAGACGGCTGCTGCCGGCGGGGCGACAGGCGAGCAGAAGCCGGCCAAGCTCGGCTCGGCGGACGACGCCGCCTTCATCATGAAGAACGCCTCCAAGGTCATCATCGTGCCCGGCTACGGCATGGCGGTGGCGCAGGCCCAGCATGCGCTGCGCGAGATGGCCGACATCCTGAAGAAGGAAGGCGTCGAGGTGAAATACGCCATTCACCCGGTCGCGGGCCGGATGCCCGGCCACATGAACGTGCTGTTGGCCGAGGCCAACGTGCCCTATGACGAGGTGTTCGAGCTCGAGGACATCAACTCCGAATTCGCGCAGGCCGACATCGCCTTCGTGATCGGCGCCAACGACGTCACCAACCCCGCGGCCGAAGAGGACAAGACCTCGCCGATCTACGGCATGCCGGTGCTCCAGGTCTGGAAGGCCGGCACCGTGATGTTCATCAAGCGCTCGCTGGCATCGGGTTACGCCGGCATCGACAATCCGCTGTTCTATCGCGACAACACCATGATGCTGCTCGGCGACGCCAAGAAGGTCACCGAGAACATCGTCAAGGCGATGTAGCATCGTGCCGGAATAGCGGGTCAAATGACACGCCGCTCCGGCATGATCATCCTCAAGTGGATCCTCATCATCCTCGCGGCCGGTTATCTCGCCGGTCTCGCCCTGCTCTATCTGAAGCAGCGCGACATGCTGTTTCCGATCCCGCCCGTCGGCCGCACCGCGCCGGATGCCGCGGGCTTCGCCGAGGCGGAAGAGCATGTGCTGACCACGTCGGATGGCGAGAAGGTCATCGTCTGGCACGTGCCGGCCAAGCCAGGCCGTCCCGTCGTCCTGTTCTTCCCCGGCAATGGCGACTTTCTCGCCGGCCGGGTCAGCCGCTTCAAGGCGATCACGGCTGACGGGACCGGCCTCGTCGCGTTGTCCTATCGCGGCTATGCCGGCTCGAGCGGCGCGCCGAGCGAAGAGGGCCTGCTGCGCGATGCCAGAGCCGCCTACGCCTTCACCACCGCGCGCTATGCGGCGGATCGAATTGTCGCCTGGGGCTTTTCACTCGGGACGGGCGTTGCGGTCGCGGTTGCCTCCGAGCAAGCCGTCGGCAAATTAATCCTGGAGGCGCCGTACACCTCGACGGTCGATGTCGCCGCCTCAATGTTCCGCTTCGTCCCGGTCCGCCTCTTGATGCGCGATCAGTTTCGTTCCGACCAGCGGATCGCGCGCGTCACGGTGCCGCTGCTGGTGATGCATGGCACCAATGACCTTGCCATTTCGATCGGGTTCGGAGAGCGTCTGTTCGCGCTCGCGCATGAACCGAAGCAGTTCGTCCGCTTTGCGGGCGGCGGACACGAAAATCTCGATGCTTTCGGTGCGATTGAAACGGCGAGGCGCTTCATTGCAGATTAGATGGCTCGCAAGGTGTGCGGGCGGACTCATCGCCGCGATTCTCGTGCTCTTGCCACAGCCTGTATGGGCTGCAGCCGCCCTCGACGGCGCGGCAATGGGCTGGCCCTATGCGCTGCCATTTGCTGGTCTCCTGCTCTCGATCGCGCTCGGGCCGCTGCTGGCCCCGAAATTCTGGCATCACCATTACGGCAAGATCGCAGCCGTCTGGTCGCTGCTGGCGCTCGGCGCGCTGGTCTGGCTTGCCGGCGGCATGGCGATGCTCGCCGCGCTCGTTCAAGCGCTGCTCGCCGAATATCTCGGCTTCATCGTGCTGCTGTTCGCGCTCTATGTCGTGGCGGGCGGCATCCTCGTCAGCGGCGACATCAGGGGCACGCCATGGGCAAACACCGGCATCATGGCGCTGGGCACGCTGATGGCGAGTGTCGTCGGTACCACCGGTGCCGCGATGATCCTGATCCGGCCGCTGATCCGCGCCAACCGGTCGCGGCGACATAACGCCCATGTCGTCGTCTTCTTCATCATTCTGGTGGCCAATGTCGGCGGGGCGCTGAGCCCGCTCGGCGACCCCCCGCTGTTCGTCGGCTTCCTGCACGGCGTCGACTTCTTCTGGACCACCCGCAACATCTGGCTCCAGACCGCGATCGTTGCAGGCCTGCTGCTTGCCATCTTCTC is part of the Bradyrhizobium commune genome and harbors:
- a CDS encoding NAD(P)(+) transhydrogenase (Re/Si-specific) subunit beta, coding for MSANLSAFLYLVAGVLFILSLRGLSSPASSRQGNLFGMIGMAIAVATTLANHPPADGLAWVLVIVGIAIGGSIGAVIARRVPMTSMPELVAAFHSLVGMAAVLVAAGAFYAPEAFDIGTPGNIHSQSLVEMSLGVAIGALTFTGSVIAFLKLSARMSGAPIILPFRHIINIALAVALVFFIVGLVLTGSAVDFWLIVILALALGVLMIIPIGGADMPVVISMLNSYSGWAAAGIGFTLGNSALIITGALVGSSGAILSYIMCHAMNRSFISVILGGFGGETAAAGGATGEQKPAKLGSADDAAFIMKNASKVIIVPGYGMAVAQAQHALREMADILKKEGVEVKYAIHPVAGRMPGHMNVLLAEANVPYDEVFELEDINSEFAQADIAFVIGANDVTNPAAEEDKTSPIYGMPVLQVWKAGTVMFIKRSLASGYAGIDNPLFYRDNTMMLLGDAKKVTENIVKAM
- a CDS encoding alpha/beta hydrolase, whose amino-acid sequence is MIILKWILIILAAGYLAGLALLYLKQRDMLFPIPPVGRTAPDAAGFAEAEEHVLTTSDGEKVIVWHVPAKPGRPVVLFFPGNGDFLAGRVSRFKAITADGTGLVALSYRGYAGSSGAPSEEGLLRDARAAYAFTTARYAADRIVAWGFSLGTGVAVAVASEQAVGKLILEAPYTSTVDVAASMFRFVPVRLLMRDQFRSDQRIARVTVPLLVMHGTNDLAISIGFGERLFALAHEPKQFVRFAGGGHENLDAFGAIETARRFIAD